The Deinococcus betulae DNA window CCGCTCGGAGCTGGCGCGGACATCCGGGCTGCTCAGGCACCTAACCGGTCAGGACATCACGGCCTTCCGGCCCCCCGGCGGCGGACTGAATGCCGCTGTGCTGGGCGCCGCCGCTGCGCAGGGGCTCAGGACAGTCATGTGGAGCCACGACGCCGGCGACTACCTGAAGGCAGACGCCCAGAGCCTGCAAAAAGCGTTCGCGCACCACCTGCACCCCGGCCAAATCACGCTGCTGCACGACAAAGTCGACAGCACCCTGGGCGCCCTTCCGGCCATGATTCAGGCCGCGCAGGCCAGGGGGTATGCCTTGCGAACGGTCGACGGCCTGCTCAGCCCCGAGCCGGCACGGAGGCTTGCAGCCCACCAACCTGCACCGGCGGCGCCGTAGGGTCAGAGGAAGGCCGTTTTTCCCTACACCGGGCACTGGGCGGGCCGGAGGGAACTTTTGCGGCCGCTGCTCCCTCTAACATTCGAGGTGCCCTTGAATGACCCCTACGCCCCCCTGCCAGACCGCGACCTGGTCCGCCTCGCCCTGCGCGACGAGGCCGCGTTCGAGGCGCTCGTGAAGCGCCACGCGGCGGGCATTCACCGCCTAGCGGCCAGCCTGGTGGGGCCCGGCGCCGCCGATGACGTGGTGCAGGAGGTCTTGATCAGCCTGCACCGGTCACTGAAGACCTTCCGGGGGGAGGCGCAGTTCAGCACTTGGCTGCACCGCGTCACCCTGAACGCCTGTTACGGCGCCCTCAAAGCCCGGCCCACCGTGCCGCTCGAAGGCCAGCCCGAGCCACACGCCCCGCACGACCCTGCCCGCAGCGGCGAGCAGGCCCAGGTCCGCGAGCGCCTGGCCGCCGCCCTGGCCCAGCTGCCGCGTGATCAGCGCGAAGCCATTGCTCTGCGCGAACTCTCGGGCCTGGACTACGCCGAGATTGCCCAGGTGACCGGCGCCGAGCTGGGCACCGTCAAGAGCCGCATTGCCCGCGCCCGCACTGCCCTGCGCGCGTGGCTGACCAACGCCGGAGTGACCCCATGACCCGTCCTGACGACCTGGAGACCCTCTTTGCCCAGGCGCGCACCCTCTCGCCTGCCGATGAGGGTGCCGCCGAGCGCTTTCTGACCCGTTTCCGGGCAGCGGCCCCACCGCGCCGGCCCCGCCCCGCCGCCTGGTGGCCCACCCTGCTGGCCTCGGCCGCCGTGGTGGCGGGGCTGCTGACCCTGTGCCCGGCCCCGGACCTGCCGGCCAGCGCCGCCTACGACGCCTACCAGAGCGCCTGGGGAGAGGGCTGGTGAGGCGCGCCCTGGCCCTGCTGACCCTGCTGGGGAGCGCCGCCCAGGCGGCCGACGTGGACGACGTCCTGAACGCCCTGAAACGCGCCCGCACCCTGGTGGCGCGCGGCCAGGCCGAGGTCACGGTGCTGTTTCCACCGCGCGAGGTGCCGACCCGCCGCGCCGCCGCCCTGCCTGTCCTGACCGTGCGCCCGGCGCTGGTGCAGCAGAACTTCGCGGTCACGCGCCTGGGCGCCGCAGCAGTGGCAGGCCGCCCGGCGGTCCTGTTTGAGCTGATCCCCAAGGTGGGCCAGGCCGCCCGCTGGCGCCTGTGGGTGGATGAAGTCTGGAAGGTGCCCCTGGCCTTCGAGGAGCGCAGTGCGGGCGGCGACCTGGCCCGGCGCGCCGTGTTTACGAAGGTGGGGGCAACCCTCACACGGCAGGCCCTGGCCCAGCCCCCACTGCCGGGCGGTCTGGCCGACGCCCTGGCCCGTGCCCTACCGGGCCTGCGCCTGCCGCCTGGGTTCGTGCCGTCTGGTATCGGCGCCCGTCCC harbors:
- a CDS encoding RNA polymerase sigma factor; translation: MRPLLPLTFEVPLNDPYAPLPDRDLVRLALRDEAAFEALVKRHAAGIHRLAASLVGPGAADDVVQEVLISLHRSLKTFRGEAQFSTWLHRVTLNACYGALKARPTVPLEGQPEPHAPHDPARSGEQAQVRERLAAALAQLPRDQREAIALRELSGLDYAEIAQVTGAELGTVKSRIARARTALRAWLTNAGVTP
- a CDS encoding transcriptional regulator, with amino-acid sequence MRRALALLTLLGSAAQAADVDDVLNALKRARTLVARGQAEVTVLFPPREVPTRRAAALPVLTVRPALVQQNFAVTRLGAAAVAGRPAVLFELIPKVGQAARWRLWVDEVWKVPLAFEERSAGGDLARRAVFTKVGATLTRQALAQPPLPGGLADALARALPGLRLPPGFVPSGIGARPAGREVTLTDGLNTLTLVVARRNVKAAPGVASRRVGGAYVWLVGNLPHNELNAALAGIRRADEAPLGTFQAAPSSHP